The Pieris napi chromosome 14, ilPieNapi1.2, whole genome shotgun sequence genomic interval ATTGTGTTCTTATGTTAGACATTTTTgagcatattttaataaattatttttttgtagacaAGCCCCCATCGGAGACGACAACTACCTGCACTTGGCGGGAGCGGGGGCAGCGGAGAGCGGGAGCGGGGCTCTCTGGCGGGCCTGGAGAGGGGCCGGCTCCCCCACCATTGACCTAGACGGGAAGGCACTTCCTCCGCAACCCTCGCTCGATATGTGCTCCAGCTCGGAGTCACTCAAGCTGCCCCGCCTCGCGGACGACCGCTCCTCCggcaaatccaacaaatccaCCGGCAGCGGCTACCTGGCGATGGCCTGCCTCAAGCACGAGCCGTCGGAGGACAGCGACGCCTCCGCCGACAAACCCGCTCGACCGCCCAAACCGGCCCGTCTCTCCCCCTCCCGCCCCCCTCTCTGCGAATACGTCGACGTGGAGAGGAAACCGCCCGTCCGCCGACCCAAGCCCGACATGACGCCCAAACGGAGCGAGTACGATCTCTCGAATCGCTGCAAGGAATATGAGCTGATGGCCAATTTCATGAGTCACGCCCAGGCTTCGGAAGACGTTCCTCCTGCAGTCCCCCCGCGCGGCAACACGGCGCGGCGGACTAAACCGGTCGAAGAAGCGAAGACGGACGAACAGACAGTATTACTGGCCACTTCTACCACCAGCCTCCCGGAAGACATGAGCTGTGAACCGGATCAGGTGACCCGCGAACGACCGACGAGCAAAATAGACACGGTCTCGAACGACGACAGCCTCCTTGACGAACTGCAGAGGGACACGTATTGCGTCCTCAAAGTGTGCGAAGACGAAGATGGCTCCACCGAAAAATGCGACGAAGCGAAAGATAAGAAAGACAAAGAAGATTATGGAATGTTCTCCAGAATTAGTTTGCAGAGGAAGTCTAATCCTATAAAAACTCAGTCGAAGTCCATAAAAACCCTCAAGACTTCGAATTCCACTTCGAACGTTCACGACGTCGCGAATGCGTCGAGGCCTTTGGCCGAGCGATTCACCCCTTTTTTTCTAAAGAAGAAGCCGAAGTCGGATACGAAATCGGAGGAAGGATCGAAGAGCAAGAGCAAGGAGGATAATTTAATAGGCCGGTTGACGCCGAGATTTGGCCAATCGCGACTGTACGGTCGCGGGCAATCGTTAGATTTGACCGGGGGCAACGCGGGCAAACGCATCGAGCGGTCGGCGACGACGGTCAGCATTCCCGCTCGACCGTTGCACATGAGCGGCGTGAAGTTTCCCTCCCTCCAACGATACAGCACGCAAGACGCAGAAGTGCAGTGTCACGCTTACGTGAGCGAAGACCCGCCCTCCGGTGAGCAATGGCGGCCATCGGCGACTCTGCTGACGGCTGCCACCAACGATATTAGACTGTAAAGCCGAGCGAATACGGGCTATAATAGCTCTCGCCTCGAAGGTTCCGGTGGTAATCTCTCTCCTGTCCACTCGTATGTAAGATTGGTGCGAatgtatactttatatttatttctatatttttcgaACTCGTTTTCGACCTGAGCATGTGCCTCCTCTAGTTTTAGGATTTCGAGCGCCGATATATTTAGGCTAATGGAATACTCAAAAGGTGCCAACATTCAGCCATTCCTGCGCGACTGAGTTGTGGCGTATGtggtgtatttatataaattaattgtagaGAACGATATCAATGTCCACTCGAAGCCAATGTCGCTTTTGACTCGTTagctttgtaaaataaatttaagctatTTATGTAGATAACtgtaaattatgaatattaagttatattttcatactattCTTGGATGTGACCCTTGTTAAGTCCTCTCTTAAGGTCGCCGATTACTCAGAATGTCAATTATCATTTGTCTAAATGCAACtggaatattataatagaaatgcatttaaataaacattgtttttacaataatatttacctCGTAATTGGAGCTTAATCGCCCTTAATGGTTCGTCTTAACGAGAGTCATATAAATGGCCTGAGCctctttgtatatttaataaatttaatgacctaattatagataattaaactatttaaaatttgctaATTTAAGTAGTAattctaaaatttataaaactcaACTTATATTAAAACGAAACACCATTTAGCGTTATTTGCACctacatattattatgtacttaaaagTGATATTAATgcaaatacatatacatatagcGAAATTCTAAACATAGCCTTAGACCACGCCTAAAGTGCAGGCCTGACATCGTTCTGTGATTGAATTTACAAAATGcatcttttattttagtttaatgttgttttgtataaaataaacgtaCGACAGACTATATTATTCTCAaactgtatattatttgttcgTTGTTAAGGTGCATTATCTCGGATTAATTTACgataaattaactttaagaaatattaaaattgtacaaatttcatatttctttaaaatatatgatgttatttatttcacttattacattttgttaataaaattacactaagtacaaatttaaatgatttgtttatttaacccATAACCGACCtcaaaataatcaatatatttttgttatttatgtggCAAACATCGAATATATTAAGGTGAtacctaaatatataataacttaaatatttttctttatggcCATTTCTTTTTTCGAGAAGATTTGTGGGCAGAGAAgacaattttcaaaacatcttgtaataaagtattaagtaCTTCATcttaaaaacttgtttttacaCAGGACCATAAACCCAATTTTAATGTCTCATAAAATTGGGTTTATACCGTCttgaaataaaaaccaaatcaCTGCTTTAATTcgaaatctttaataagcgtcAATAATTTAGCTGGTTGATGTCTCTGATATCTATGATGACTAAAGTACACTACCTAGTATGTATATCCATTAATTGTACTTGGGTGATAAAAAGCTGCTCTCTGGTTGAttgatcattttttattgaaattgaacGTGCTTCAAATATCTCAAATGACTAGATATTAAAAcgtctaaaataataataaaacgggAAAACCAAAGTTTGTTATTCTTCACTTCGCAGAATAAGTAGTCGGTAGACGATAAGACTATCTATCGTTTTCCTCGTGTTTTCGTATAAAAAATTGGATAATGATCGTAGATTATGTATACCTATGTTTTAAACCtcgtaaaaaaaattcttaatttgAGATTTTAGCGATTAGTAGCGATTTTTTACtttcaaaatgttttattttatttggagTATGTTAGCGATTTATGGGCCTTAGAAATCGTGTTCGAATCTCGGCTGGTCTTTCATTatgcacaaaatattttaagatctaGAGGGAAGGAACAAAGATAGCAAATCTTACTAAAAGAAAATTCCTTTATTTTTGaggtaaaagaaataaatctgatgtttccatatttttaaactatacaaTAAACAAAGAGCATAATATCATCCATCCATTAAGGATTtcaacttatataatatatacatattataacttTTCATGTCATACTTGAAATCGTCACCTTGGTACACAATTACTATTAGACCACGCAATTTAAATCAGTTTCTCGGGAGTTATCGCAAACTTAGACCTAACgtgcaaaaaatataaaaatactcaaTGTGATCGTGTAACGAAGTCGTGGGCTACTAGAGGATATAGTTATAGCTCCGTCAATCGTAAAGTCCACGGTAGCAACTGAATATATCACAGaattattaagataaattGTTGAATATTGTATGTctacaatttatttacacatacGGACAATTTATACTCCTATTGGTGAACTTAATCTTTGGTTTTCCCCCATAATCAGCCTTAGAGAGATTTCTTAGAATTCATGAAAGGGCTGTACGTATAGTACGGACAACACACACCGAAAAATTTAAACGACTCTGGTCTTCGCCATCTTTTACATCTAGTGGTACAAAGGATTTTTTAGGTTCTACTTTATTATACTGATATACTTTGAAGTATTAATAGCAAAAAACatgcaaatatattaataaaaataatgaacattaaacagttttgtcaaattaataaaacaatgtaaataaagtaagACCGGTTAAATATATCAAGGTACGAAAGCGATTTGGACGCTTATGGTCAATACACACTTTGCAAAAGAGCTttttcaatagatttaaataattatttttccttaagTAGCTTTACCAAAACGAAGTTGTGTATCTCAGCTAGTTAATACTGTAAATATAGTGCATATATAAGAAGACGTGATAGTTATAGTAACGAGTTTCGCGACTGCCGCCGAGCAGAGTACACACGTCCGTTATAAAACTAAAGCGTAGCTATAGACTACTCGTGTACCTAAGGAACATTTTACAATTGAAGCAATCATCCAGTTGAGCGTCAAAACAAATCGGTAAGCAAATTTCCACACGTTCTTTAAATTACTATTCTTCAAATTACTTGGCTAAAAAGTGTATTTCGTATTCATTCAAAGTAGTTTTGGGATACGGCTAATTAAATACAACAATTTCATGTTCTAAGGTAGGTGTTAAGTGGACAGAAGAATACGCAAATGACCAATTCTTGTAATTCTACGATGTACACAACAGGTTTTGTaatgttgttttgttttgtttcattgaACTTGAAACTGGCTTGAGTTGGTGTTTTATGGCTTTCTAGTATTAATATGTACAGCTATTTCtgaataattaagtatttagtAATAGTTTCGACACCAAAGTCGGCAGAAACCGTTATTTCACAGTTAGTtgacaattaatatattatagctTTATTCCTACTAAATCATATGGCTAAAACCAGGGTATATAATTAGCATTTAGCTTTTACTGAGATATCGGCTAGGTTAACATGAAAATTTGGTCTTTATCACGATAAAAATCTGCACTTTATTGAACAAATACTAATGTAATTGTTACTTATTAAATCCACCAAAGACATATGTCCCGTAAAAAGGATACGAACTGAGATCCCACTCATAAGTCGATGCTAAGTATCCCATACTCAATTAACaggttttcttaaaaaaaatggctGCTTGAGGATAAACATCTCGCGACTTGGAATTCCCCAGTCAAGGCGGGTCACGACTCACGATATCATATTTCAACAAACAATTATTGATTGCACACTAGCTTAATCTCAAAGTTCACGTTTTAAGAAATtcataaatttgatttaaaaatttaactgaCAAgtcttataaatacatatttgcatacaataaataatatttgttgttttttttagtgcAGGTTAACTGAGTTACTTAATCGATGTTGTTTGAAGGACCATTAACTCCTAATAAAGCATATGGGTGACGtatttctgcatctgttacattgatattttttcaaGGCTATTGGGCTTCGTTGTCTACCAACCGGGACTACTAATACTTCGCCGTGAATttgggccgatttacattatcttagtgtttaggagagtgctttagtacaacttgaaaggcaagttctttagcgtagcgtttactaaagcaagtagcgtttacatgtttcaactaaagtactatcctaaagcactctcctaaacactaagataatgtaaatcggcccttaATTCCTGTACGCGTAAGCTTTAAACATTATGTGTCCGAAACAAAAATGATCCAACAatcattattttctaaataaatttatttttatttatagctaattaattataaaaaaaataattttgagaacatacaaaaattggtttttgaaaatttttatatagttataaaagGTCTAAGTGATCCCATTGGTAATCGTGTACAACCATTTTCGTTTTTACAATCGTTTGAAATATCTGAAATTTCGTTAGAATTTTTTTGAGGAACAAACTATTAGAtgtctgccttgcgattcgcgaccgccgctgcgaaaaccgctttgtgagttcgaaaagtgagttatagAATCGCAAGGTTGGTATTTCAAAGTTTTTACGGACACACTAGGTCCGGCGGTAACTAGATCTTTAACAAATTATACAGTGCTTCATTACGAAGACATGACATAGGTATATCTTTTTCACAGCTCAAAATCTCCGCCATGGGGAGAATTAGATTGTTCCGCACAATTTTGTGCGTGAGCCTGGTTATAAGTTATGCATCGTCAGCAGCAGTAACAACCCAGGAAACGATTGTGGTCACCCGATCAGATATTGaggtttgtaatttttttgtccGAATTCAAATAACCTGAAAATTTAagacgtattttttataaagtgaaTCTGTAAAGCAACGTTTAGATCCGTCAAATGTTTACTTACTCttaatacgttaaattataatttttataatattcggATGACTGTAaagtgattttattaaagaatattaaataaaatttctttaacagAGTGTTGTTCAATAAAAAGTGATAATGAGTATAACggaattatcttttattaagtgatattttatttatagacgcAGTCCTTAACCTCAGGTTAAAACACTTTGTATATCTTTTCTCTAAAGCTAAAATTCCccatttaataacatattctTTCTGATCCCTTAAAATCGTGTACTGCGGCGACTGCTGCGAcatcattttcaaatttatgaCCCCTGAGATGTGTGATTGGTGACCTTTCACCGCGGAAGTGTGGAGGAACATGAACTCCTAATGTTGCTGTAAAGTCTTCATTTCATTTACCAGCGTATTTAATTTGTccatgaaaatatatatgatatatatatctatctatatattgtAGCGCGAACTTAATCTTTATCGATTTTTATGAACACGTTCAGACACGACGCACACAAATGACTTCTatctttaataaacaaaagtgtttatggattttgttatattgttatttatagtaTCTGGGCTATGCCTGccggtattttttttattttttttcaagaagGATTAATCATATTATTACTACTTAAACAACACCCCTCGTATAAACAGTAAttcattacatattttatcgATCTATGTGATTTCAACTACGATTCTCATCGTAGTCAGAAATTCTTAAACAACATTATCTTGCTAAGATTTCGCTTTTTGTCCTTTTCGCTTAATTTTTCCTTGCTTTGGAGTTTCTTTTCaatcgtaatttatatatacattacgTATTTACTAACTAttcgaattattttattaacacacAGGAAACCTCAACCCCTACTCCTAGTGCTAGTGCTGATGTGGTTACAGAAGAACCGAACATTCCGATAAAAATAACTGAGATGCGCGTGCACTCCGAAATTGCATTACGTTATGCGAGCACAGCTGTTGTTACCACTGTACGGAACCCAGCCAAGCGATCACAAGAAGCAGTATTCCGTATGCTTCTACCAGAGACTGCTTTCATTAGCGGATTTATCATGTATGTAGTATATTATATGCCATCACGAAGCGTCGCTTACCGAAAGCTTAATGATTCTTTCGTTATACGTATTTGTTATTTcgataatgtaatttattgaCAGCTCAAGctcatagattttttatatggtAAAGTTTGCTACACGAATACTTTTCTCATGATTCATTCTTTCGTTTGCCGAATGATATAGGTACATCCTATACGTAGGTGCTGCGAATTAAATACGCTAGtgattcaaataatttgtaaatatggatttaaaatgtaatggaatttaatgtatttttttaggacATTAGATGGAAAGTCTTACAAAGCCTATGTCAAAGAGAAGGAAGaggcaaaaaatatttacaaccaAGCTGTTTCCCAGGGTATTAGCGCAGCTCACGTGTCTGCAAAGTAAGATTTAATGATATAactataataactttattctcATCACAACGAAAATCACAAAAGcagttcaaataaaaataggcgATATAGGTAGTTGGGCGAACTTAATGCTAAGAACAGTAGATGGTATTGtccatagtatttttattcgaaCGTCTTTTGaggtaaatgttaattaatgttGGTCTTATACTTTTTAATGGGTCTCAcgagtaataaatattaaagacaaGCAGATTATTACCTAAGAAAACAAAGCTTTTACcgattttttcaaaatttaaatttaagggCTCGCGATTCCAATCACTTCACTGTCGCCGTAAACGTTGAGCCAAATAGCACCGCAGTGTTCAATCTAACTTATGAAGAACTGCTCGTACGACGAAATGGAGTTTACAACCACGCTATCAACCTTCACCCTGGAGCCCTGGTACCAAAACTAAAGGTCACTGTACATATTAAAGAAAGTGAGAAAATAACAACATTAAGAGTACCTGAAGTTAAAACCGGTAACGAGGTTGATGCAACAGACGCAGATGCGCGTGAGTACAcaatacttattaaataaatagtacaaATTGTGAATGTGGAGTAGTTAAACACGTGCCTACTgtgacataatttatttacaaaccaCAAGCTTGTATTTCAACTAATAATATAGAGCTTTACTTTGCCTgttataactatatttataaatcgtATGTtggaaaatttgtttttgttttactttagaGTGCATCTATGACagtttttcctttttttagaaAACCCTATTGCCGCTATTGATAGAGGGCATGATGATAGAGAAGCAACAATTACTTTCAAACCAGATCTAGTGGAACAGAGAAGACTTATTGATATCTATACCGTGAGTTTCCTCTTTAATCTTCCAAGAAGATTATCAATACACAATTAAACAtcgtattatttgtattacagACAAAATCTAAAGAATCTGCATCTCATAGACCTTATTACTTACGCTCGGCTGATGAAGAAAAACAAGAAGGAACAATTGGACAGTTCGTTGTACAATATGATGTGGACCGGACAAATACAAAGGACATATTAGTAAGAAAACATCCTTATACAACCtgacgtgtcgatcgcgtgattggtaaatcagttaaAGTTTATTTGCTCGTATGTGTACGATGCGTAAACTTTCTCCCTTGTTTAAtactcaagaagtttgccggtgtctgtaaaaaacttttaaagatACTTTCTTTGTTGGATTTTTCACCTTTATCGTGTTAACTATAAGTTCTTTTCAGGTAAACGACGGGTACTTCGTTCATTTCTTAGTGCCGGGCTCACTTCCTCCACTAAAGAAACATGCTGTTTTTGTATTGGATACATCAGGATCTATGATGGGCCGTAAAATTGAACAGCTGCGTGAAGCCATGCAAACTATCCTCAGTAAACTGAATCCAGGCGACTACTTCAGTATCATCGAATTTAACTCTGACGTCACGGTATGGGTTATGGTCTAAAGTTTGACCgagaaaaatctaaattaatacgcgtcaatttaatcaatttgcaTTAACGCGCGCGTTTGCGGGAAATTCCATATACCCGATGAATCGTGTCTTTTTTCTGAATAAAGCTAGCTCATTTTTTTAGCCGACTTGTCGGTATTGAACATTTGCACCTTTTGAAACTTTGGCATTTGAAATATTACTTGGACTACGTGTATATATTGCAAAGTCTTTTGATAACTATAAAACTAAAGTTGTTTGTCGTTTCTCTCTCAATTATATATCAAAAGACTGCGATATAATATTGTGCTTCCTAATATTCTCCGAAACTGATACAAAATTGAAACGAAATTTATCTTCTGAAAATAGGTTCATAACCTCAATGAAGCGGATAAGCCTGAATCAGATAAACGTCGTACTTGGAGCTACACCAGACGTGAGAATACAGTGCTGATTCCTCCATCACTTGTGACTcctgaaaatattaacaaagcTAAAGTTATTATATCCAGGATGCAGGCATACGGAGGTAATATAATGAAGTTTATTaccatgtataaaaaataagaggAGGTCTTCGAGGTCCTGAACTCGGATCCCGAgtcatatatgtataaacattaaacatatattatttacatgtaTAGATACAATCGACAATATTGAATGTTGCAAAtactaagaaaaaaaatggttaACTTTTAGGTACCGACATACACAGCGCGTTGAGCGTAGCTATAGATCTTATCCGCAAGGGAGTTGACTGGAAAGTTAAACCAATTGCAAAGGAAAACGAAACTGTAACAGAACAATCGACACCACTGACCACCCCGGCAGCAGAAGAAGGCCGCGCCTTGTCGGGAGACATTGATATCAAAAACGGTAAGTCATCCTATATTCATACTCAAAAATCGATTACCACACGGCTTTGATGTACACCGATGagtgaataatatttttattcaagctGAGGTAGCGAGAAGGTAGTGAGGTAGTAAGTAAGTagcataaatttaaataaaatttgatgtCAGAATGTTTAAAGTACATGAAACCAGCATGACAAATAGAAAATCTTCCAAAAGCCGTGGGTAGAATGTCCCATGATAAAAGAACCTACTTTTCGTTTCTTCTTACGTGAAGAGCGAAATCTAGTTGTTTGTATATTGGTTtacaatttacatacatatataattaaataatattgtcttcTAAATTCTCAGAGCTGGAaccaattataatatttttgaccGATGGAGACCCCACCGAAGGAGAGACCAACACAGGGCGCATTCTAAGCCACATCTCTGAAAAGAATTACGGCGAGAGAAAGGCTACAATTTTCGCCCTTGCTTTTggtatgtaatttatttaaataaatatgaaaatacttAGCACATTGAATTAAAAGTAGGCGTTAGTATAAAGTTCGCTTTCACTTAGAGCTAGagaatatagaaaattataattgagATTTAGATGAAGattagtttctttttttttcaatgtagAAGTTGGAAGTCGCTGAAATCTGTAATTACTATTAATGTTTAAGTTTTAGCTAGAGATAGTCCCGTATTCTTTATAAAtccttaattaattttagcttccacatttatttccaacacacaaatataaagtatttagtAGTATTTAGCTTAATTTTTTTGcgaaatttaaagtaatatatttaatgtgttGTGTTTCATTTACTAAGGTGAGGATGCTGACCGTACTTTCCTGCGTAAGCTGTCACTGCGCAATGAAGGCTTTATGCGTCATATCTACGAAGCTGCTGATGCTGCGTTGCAATTACGCGAGTTTTACCAACAAGTTTCATCGCCGCTGCTCTCCAATGTGCATTTTACTTACCCCAAGGATCAGGTCAGCAAGtttctttttatgtataaGGACCAATAcactttaaaattgaaatgtatGTTATCATTAGGTACACCTTTTCTATACCAGTGTATAAGGTAACTTAAAGGTACCTTTGATATAGAATTTTCGTTTAATGACAAACTAAAACGTGGTTTGCCatttgtttgaaaaaaaaatctgttaattaagttgattatttatttaagtaaaataacgAAATGTACCTATACTAACGTTATACTAACGTTAAGTTAACTCATCAAAGTCATGGAACTCAAGCAACGTTTcgtagtttataattttaatttctttattaaggaaataattttaggcacacacaaattttaaatgtaaataccaATATATTTCGGCAACGTTTAGGTACATAgctactatttattattctatggATGAATTCGACATGGCTCGATGACATACTTTCTAATATTGACTATATTAATGCCACTTGTGTGAGTTATTTGTAAGACTTGTTTTCGAAATCTTACactgtatttgtttattaattttgtagtaATTAAAATCGCTTGTTGAACTTGGTATTCCCTtcaatgaataatttattatcactggaaataaaatttagaagTTACGGGCGGCATTATTGCTAATCGATATATTTCCGGCTACTCTTAAGCTAAAGGTTAAACGACACAGTTTCAAGCCGGGTGGGTTTGAACCCCAGCTTTTCATCAGtgaatttttattctaaattattatgtattttgccTTGCTTAAAATACCAATACAGAAATCGGAATCTTTAAGGGTAGGCCCCTttgaattgttattattaagtatagaAGTTGCTATATGTGTAATGTGGCGTTCGCTTACATTTGActcttttttaaataggtcAAAGAAGGTTCGGTAACTCGCAGCAAGTTCCGCGCTGTGTATGAAGGTTCTGAGTTGGTTGTTGCCGGAAGAGTTGAAGACAATGCGCAAGAGATCGAGCCACAAGTGACAGGCTTCTATAATGTCGACGATGGCCACGGCAaggtaaatacaaaaaatctacataatattttctctAAATTAACATAcctgtatttaaatgtatatataatcgGCGGGTCTCATTATGCGTTGGGGTAACAAAACGTCTAGTATGAGTCGTACTAAAATAGCATTATAATCACagcaaacaaaaattttatccGTATTAAAACATACtgtatctatatatatcatatatatatatatatatcatatcttaattgtaattatttcagaaaaaGTACATAATTTCACCGAAAATCCCAGTGAGTAGAACTAAAAATGAGTACATGCCTCTGGAGAGGCTGTGGGCGTATCTCACCATCAAACAATTGCTAGACGAAAAGGACGCCGTTGATGGAGATGACAAATCGGAAAAAGGCCCAGAAATGCGTGCGCTACGAATAGCTTTACAGGTACAGTAAAAGCAATTTGCggttacttatttatttcgtactcCTACatgttattgaaattatatataacaaatatatataca includes:
- the LOC125056109 gene encoding inter-alpha-trypsin inhibitor heavy chain H4-like isoform X1 — encoded protein: MGRIRLFRTILCVSLVISYASSAAVTTQETIVVTRSDIEETSTPTPSASADVVTEEPNIPIKITEMRVHSEIALRYASTAVVTTVRNPAKRSQEAVFRMLLPETAFISGFIMTLDGKSYKAYVKEKEEAKNIYNQAVSQGISAAHVSAKARDSNHFTVAVNVEPNSTAVFNLTYEELLVRRNGVYNHAINLHPGALVPKLKVTVHIKESEKITTLRVPEVKTGNEVDATDADAQNPIAAIDRGHDDREATITFKPDLVEQRRLIDIYTTKSKESASHRPYYLRSADEEKQEGTIGQFVVQYDVDRTNTKDILVNDGYFVHFLVPGSLPPLKKHAVFVLDTSGSMMGRKIEQLREAMQTILSKLNPGDYFSIIEFNSDVTVHNLNEADKPESDKRRTWSYTRRENTVLIPPSLVTPENINKAKVIISRMQAYGGTDIHSALSVAIDLIRKGVDWKVKPIAKENETVTEQSTPLTTPAAEEGRALSGDIDIKNELEPIIIFLTDGDPTEGETNTGRILSHISEKNYGERKATIFALAFGEDADRTFLRKLSLRNEGFMRHIYEAADAALQLREFYQQVSSPLLSNVHFTYPKDQVKEGSVTRSKFRAVYEGSELVVAGRVEDNAQEIEPQVTGFYNVDDGHGKKKYIISPKIPVSRTKNEYMPLERLWAYLTIKQLLDEKDAVDGDDKSEKGPEMRALRIALQYEFVTPLTSLVVVKPNATNAVNTESVDSQRPEYAAYGSPLSTIRNKATHHTGYKLHSLAASLPRRPPVALNYHSIQSHNNVIALSGYMPSAMLSNVHYFASPALPASPMFMSPHADFGSYHAEEEEYDGDISDIRISSSLEPQLASTTPSVVQQSTVAQLSWVATLCEAYTKSYNFTVNGTEISLKLPAESEPVPRTTGGDASCEKAVGGEAGLCVYLTRCRSAKNVTMEQYEEFYCVVGNGYAGICCVKEDVDKT
- the LOC125056109 gene encoding inter-alpha-trypsin inhibitor heavy chain H4-like isoform X2, with the protein product MGRIRLFRTILCVSLVISYASSAAVTTQETIVVTRSDIEETSTPTPSASADVVTEEPNIPIKITEMRVHSEIALRYASTAVVTTVRNPAKRSQEAVFRMLLPETAFISGFIMTLDGKSYKAYVKEKEEAKNIYNQAVSQGISAAHVSAKARDSNHFTVAVNVEPNSTAVFNLTYEELLVRRNGVYNHAINLHPGALVPKLKVTVHIKESEKITTLRVPEVKTGNEVDATDADAQNPIAAIDRGHDDREATITFKPDLVEQRRLIDIYTTKSKESASHRPYYLRSADEEKQEGTIGQFVVQYDVDRTNTKDILVNDGYFVHFLVPGSLPPLKKHAVFVLDTSGSMMGRKIEQLREAMQTILSKLNPGDYFSIIEFNSDVTVHNLNEADKPESDKRRTWSYTRRENTVLIPPSLVTPENINKAKVIISRMQAYGGTDIHSALSVAIDLIRKGVDWKVKPIAKENETVTEQSTPLTTPAAEEGRALSGDIDIKNELEPIIIFLTDGDPTEGETNTGRILSHISEKNYGERKATIFALAFGEDADRTFLRKLSLRNEGFMRHIYEAADAALQLREFYQQVSSPLLSNVHFTYPKDQVKEGSVTRSKFRAVYEGSELVVAGRVEDNAQEIEPQVTGFYNVDDGHGKKKYIISPKIPVSRTKNEYMPLERLWAYLTIKQLLDEKDAVDGDDKSEKGPEMRALRIALQYEFVTPLTSLVVVKPNATNAVNTESVDSQRPEYAAYGSPLSTIPLSGYMPSAMLSNVHYFASPALPASPMFMSPHADFGSYHAEEEEYDGDISDIRISSSLEPQLASTTPSVVQQSTVAQLSWVATLCEAYTKSYNFTVNGTEISLKLPAESEPVPRTTGGDASCEKAVGGEAGLCVYLTRCRSAKNVTMEQYEEFYCVVGNGYAGICCVKEDVDKT
- the LOC125056109 gene encoding inter-alpha-trypsin inhibitor heavy chain H4-like isoform X3; amino-acid sequence: MGRIRLFRTILCVSLVISYASSAAVTTQETIVVTRSDIEETSTPTPSASADVVTEEPNIPIKITEMRVHSEIALRYASTAVVTTVRNPAKRSQEAVFRMLLPETAFISGFIMTLDGKSYKAYVKEKEEAKNIYNQAVSQGISAAHVSAKARDSNHFTVAVNVEPNSTAVFNLTYEELLVRRNGVYNHAINLHPGALVPKLKVTVHIKESEKITTLRVPEVKTGNEVDATDADAQNPIAAIDRGHDDREATITFKPDLVEQRRLIDIYTTKSKESASHRPYYLRSADEEKQEGTIGQFVVQYDVDRTNTKDILVNDGYFVHFLVPGSLPPLKKHAVFVLDTSGSMMGRKIEQLREAMQTILSKLNPGDYFSIIEFNSDVTVHNLNEADKPESDKRRTWSYTRRENTVLIPPSLVTPENINKAKVIISRMQAYGGTDIHSALSVAIDLIRKGVDWKVKPIAKENETVTEQSTPLTTPAAEEGRALSGDIDIKNELEPIIIFLTDGDPTEGETNTGRILSHISEKNYGERKATIFALAFGEDADRTFLRKLSLRNEGFMRHIYEAADAALQLREFYQQVSSPLLSNVHFTYPKDQVKEGSVTRSKFRAVYEGSELVVAGRVEDNAQEIEPQVTGFYNVDDGHGKKKYIISPKIPVSRTKNEYMPLERLWAYLTIKQLLDEKDAVDGDDKSEKGPEMRALRIALQYEFVTPLTSLVVVKPNATNAVNTESVDSQRPEYAAYGSPLSTIRPHADFGSYHAEEEEYDGDISDIRISSSLEPQLASTTPSVVQQSTVAQLSWVATLCEAYTKSYNFTVNGTEISLKLPAESEPVPRTTGGDASCEKAVGGEAGLCVYLTRCRSAKNVTMEQYEEFYCVVGNGYAGICCVKEDVDKT